In Calothrix sp. PCC 7507, one DNA window encodes the following:
- a CDS encoding glutathione S-transferase family protein has translation MLELYQWELSQYSEKVRLILDYKGLEYRKIEVTPGIGQVELFRLTGQKQVPVLKDGNRYIADSTEIAKYLELNYPDRPLIPQDPKKRGLALLMEEWADESIGIKGRKALFSAISQDQNFRKSLLPTSTPDIFKNLVEGVPRDFLTILGFGVGFSPDVIKSAIADLKQDLEALTLILADSPYLLGDEPSLADLAVAGLSILLKFPDGPYLDLPASLRGKGVPSLADNPDYEPFFIWRDRLYAQFRKPLIHTPPSGSAPTSIQIE, from the coding sequence ATGCTGGAATTATACCAATGGGAACTATCTCAATACTCGGAAAAAGTCCGGCTAATTCTGGATTATAAAGGATTGGAGTATCGCAAAATAGAGGTTACGCCAGGGATTGGACAGGTGGAACTGTTCCGGCTAACTGGTCAAAAGCAAGTACCAGTTTTAAAGGATGGCAATAGGTATATTGCAGATTCTACAGAAATCGCTAAGTATTTAGAATTGAATTATCCCGATCGCCCCCTGATACCGCAAGATCCCAAAAAACGGGGTTTAGCTTTATTGATGGAAGAATGGGCGGATGAGTCGATAGGTATTAAAGGTCGCAAAGCCCTATTTTCTGCAATAAGTCAAGATCAGAATTTCCGTAAGTCTTTATTACCTACTTCCACACCAGATATATTTAAGAATTTAGTGGAAGGAGTCCCCAGGGACTTTCTGACAATTTTGGGTTTTGGGGTGGGTTTTAGTCCAGATGTGATTAAATCAGCGATCGCTGACTTAAAACAAGACTTGGAAGCACTGACACTAATCTTGGCAGATAGTCCCTATTTGCTGGGCGATGAACCAAGTTTAGCTGACCTAGCAGTGGCAGGTTTATCGATATTACTGAAGTTTCCCGATGGCCCTTATTTAGATTTACCAGCCAGTCTCAGAGGTAAAGGCGTACCTTCCTTAGCAGATAATCCCGATTATGAACCATTCTTTATCTGGCGCGATCGCCTCTACGCCCAATTCCGCAAACCATTAATCCACACACCTCCATCTGGAAGTGCGCCTACTTCAATTCAGATTGAATAA